CCGCCGCGACGGGCGCACAGGTGGTGCGAATCAGCGACGGCGGCATCGCCGGCCCAATGCTTTTCCACCATGCCCGCCGCCTGGGCCGACCGGTGCTCAAGTCTCCCAAGAGTTCGACTACCACCGTGCCCGTGGGTTTTGCGCAGCGTCCGATTGTCCAGCCCACGCCATTGTGGACGTGGTCGCTGGTATGGCGCCGCACCGAAACACGCAAAACCGTGCGTGCCGTGGTGGAGGCACTGACGGCCGATACCGTGCTCCTTGACGCCGGCTCAGCGTGGCTACCCGTCGCCGACCTCTACAGGTGATTGCCACGTTCCGCACATCGTCCGCTATCGTCGTGAAATCCCTTGCGCTCGAGCCCATGCGGTGATGAGGGGCGGCATCATGATGATGGCATCGGCCGCAAGCGCCTCCTCGCGGAACAGCGACACGAGGTTGTCAATGTCGGTAACCCCATCGATGCTGAAGCCGGCCTGTTGTGCTATCGGGGACGCCAATCGCCAGACTTCCGTTGTGTAGGACAGGATGTCGGTGTCGGCGGCGGTGCCGATCGGCGCGCCGAGGGTCAGCCGTGGTGAACCGAGTCCGGCATCGGAAAAGACCGTGTGCAGCGTGCTGCCAAACCGAGCGCTGAGCCCCATCGCCTCGAAGGCGCGAACGACTCCCTCTACTACCCGCCGAAACCGCGGCATGTCCGGGGTGCTTCGCGCCCCGGTGATATCGTTCTCGGAGAAGGCAATTGTGCCGCCGGGGCGCACCCGGGCGCTAAGGTGCCGCACCGTGGCGGCCGGATCGGGCACGTGCATCAGGATCAGCCGGCCGACGACGGCGTCGACCGGTTCGTCCAAGGCGATGTCGTCGATCGCGGCCTGCGTGAACTGGACGGCTGGCAGGTCCTGTTCGGCGGCGCGGTCGCGGGCTAGCGCGATCATCTCGGGTGCGGCGTCCACGCCGAGAACGGTTCCCGTCGGGCCGACCAGCCGAGCGGCGATGAACGACACGTCCCCGGGCCCGCACCCGACGTCGAGCACCCGCATGCCCGGTCGCAGCCCAGCGAGTCGCAGCGCATGCTCGGTGTACTCGTTATACAGCCGTCCTTGCAGCAGCAACCGCCGCACCTCTACGTCGTCATGGCCTAGGAGGTAGCTGCTCCCGCTCGCCGCAGCAGATGACGTGGGGCTCATGGGTTTCCTCGCCTTTCCTTAGCTGTGTCGCGCCACGGTCGTCGATCAAAGCGCGCGGTCGCGGCCCCGCCAATGCGGTTCCCGGAGAACGGCTTTGAGGATCTTTCCGCTTGCATTGCGGGGGAGGGATGATCGGAACTCGACCGTTCGGGGGCATTTGTAGCCGGCAAGGT
The nucleotide sequence above comes from Mycobacterium malmoense. Encoded proteins:
- a CDS encoding methyltransferase domain-containing protein, whose amino-acid sequence is MSPTSSAAASGSSYLLGHDDVEVRRLLLQGRLYNEYTEHALRLAGLRPGMRVLDVGCGPGDVSFIAARLVGPTGTVLGVDAAPEMIALARDRAAEQDLPAVQFTQAAIDDIALDEPVDAVVGRLILMHVPDPAATVRHLSARVRPGGTIAFSENDITGARSTPDMPRFRRVVEGVVRAFEAMGLSARFGSTLHTVFSDAGLGSPRLTLGAPIGTAADTDILSYTTEVWRLASPIAQQAGFSIDGVTDIDNLVSLFREEALAADAIIMMPPLITAWARAQGISRR